One window of Psychrobacillus sp. FSL H8-0483 genomic DNA carries:
- a CDS encoding DUF2089 domain-containing protein, which translates to MAHQVISHCPVCSETLKITKLHCTHCHTTIENEFELSKLASLSNEQLRFVEVFLTCRGNIKEVEKELGISYPTVRGKLNEVVSSLGFETKKKNEVDEKKVIAMLENGEITSEEAIRLLKDE; encoded by the coding sequence ATGGCCCATCAAGTAATTAGTCATTGTCCTGTCTGTAGTGAAACATTAAAAATCACGAAGTTACATTGCACTCACTGTCACACAACAATTGAAAATGAATTCGAATTATCCAAATTGGCTTCCCTATCAAATGAACAACTTCGATTTGTCGAAGTATTTCTAACATGTCGTGGAAATATTAAGGAAGTTGAAAAAGAACTTGGAATTTCCTATCCAACAGTTCGAGGCAAACTGAATGAGGTTGTTAGCTCCCTAGGCTTCGAAACAAAGAAGAAAAACGAAGTGGATGAGAAAAAGGTAATTGCAATGTTAGAAAACGGAGAAATAACTTCGGAAGAAGCGATTAGACTTTTAAAAGATGAATAG